One Acidobacteriota bacterium DNA window includes the following coding sequences:
- a CDS encoding ester cyclase has translation MSLVETNKTIIRAFVEAINHQEWNRLDELVSADFIRYSVAAGSPGVRSRNDLKHFLQQEFVTFPDAIETIEDLFGEGDKIAVRHHFQGTQHGPMGNFPPTGKRMKADYLAIYRLENGLIVEAWAEWDNLSGLTQLGHL, from the coding sequence ATGAGTTTAGTTGAAACGAACAAAACCATTATTCGGGCCTTTGTTGAGGCAATCAATCACCAAGAATGGAATCGGTTGGATGAGCTGGTTTCTGCCGATTTCATTCGGTATAGTGTTGCAGCGGGGTCACCTGGTGTTCGAAGCCGGAATGACCTTAAACACTTTCTGCAGCAGGAGTTTGTCACCTTTCCAGATGCGATTGAAACCATTGAAGATCTATTTGGTGAAGGCGACAAAATCGCCGTTCGGCATCACTTTCAGGGAACGCAGCACGGACCAATGGGAAATTTCCCGCCAACCGGGAAAAGGATGAAAGCTGATTACCTGGCGATTTACCGTCTTGAGAATGGCCTGATTGTTGAAGCCTGGGCCGAATGGGACAACCTGAGTGGCCTGACTCAACTTGGACATCTGTAA
- a CDS encoding alpha/beta hydrolase, translating into MSDSMFPFRFTDIQLSTGVRLHYAEQGNPANPPVILLHGYSDSWFSYSRVIDGLAQTTHVFALDQRGHGDSDQPETGYSVPDFAADVVAFLDAMNLPSATVVGHSMGSLVAQHVAFSAPDRVARLVLIGSATNLRCPEVADLHQAVIALDDPVPVEFIREFQVSTIYFPIPDAFLERAITESQKLSANVWHKVITSLVDFDSTTELSRIQSPTLILRGDHDTIFPASAQQALETGIANSKVKIYPETGHALHWERPEQWLADVQEFLR; encoded by the coding sequence ATGTCTGATTCGATGTTTCCATTTCGCTTTACCGATATTCAGCTTTCGACCGGAGTCCGCCTGCACTATGCCGAACAGGGGAACCCAGCCAACCCGCCAGTGATTTTGCTCCATGGGTACTCAGATTCGTGGTTTTCATATAGCCGGGTGATTGATGGGCTGGCCCAAACTACCCACGTTTTTGCCCTCGACCAGCGCGGGCACGGAGATTCTGACCAGCCGGAAACGGGATACAGCGTCCCTGATTTCGCGGCTGACGTCGTGGCCTTTCTGGATGCGATGAACCTTCCATCAGCGACGGTGGTGGGGCATTCGATGGGCAGTCTGGTGGCGCAACACGTTGCCTTTTCCGCCCCGGATCGGGTGGCACGGCTGGTTTTGATTGGTTCAGCCACGAACCTCCGCTGTCCGGAAGTTGCGGATTTACACCAGGCAGTCATTGCGCTGGATGACCCGGTACCAGTTGAATTTATCCGTGAATTTCAGGTCAGCACCATCTATTTCCCGATTCCGGATGCGTTTCTGGAACGCGCCATCACCGAAAGCCAGAAACTGTCAGCCAACGTCTGGCACAAAGTCATCACCAGCCTGGTTGACTTTGATTCCACCACGGAATTGAGCCGGATTCAATCACCAACTCTGATTTTGCGAGGTGATCACGACACAATTTTTCCGGCATCGGCCCAGCAGGCACTCGAAACCGGAATCGCCAATTCAAAAGTGAAAATATATCCAGAGACGGGCCATGCGCTCCATTGGGAGCGACCAGAGCAGTGGCTTGCGGATGTTCAGGAGTTTCTGAGATAA